The proteins below are encoded in one region of Lactuca sativa cultivar Salinas chromosome 3, Lsat_Salinas_v11, whole genome shotgun sequence:
- the LOC111914525 gene encoding protochlorophyllide reductase, chloroplastic — protein sequence MALRAASLLPSAISVHKEGKLNSSLKESSFNGAFVSKNVKSDFNSLVIGTKELRRKSSFGPIRAQTATVAPSVNDAVADGKKTLRKGNVIITGASSGLGLATAKALADTEKWHIIMACRNFLKAERAAKSVGITKENYTVMHLDLSSLESVRQFVDTFRRSGRPLDALVCNAAVYLPTAKEPTYTADGFELSVGTNHLGHFLLARLLLDDLKKSDSPQKRLIIVGSITGNTNTLAGNVPPKANLGDLRGLAGGLNGLNSSAMIDGGEFDGAKAYKDSKVCNMLTMQEFHRRYHEEAGVTFSSLYPGCIATTGLFREHIPLFRLLFPPFQKYITKGYVSEEEAGKRLAQVVSDSSLTKSGVYWSWNKNSASFENQLSQEASDAEKARKLWEVSEKLVGLA from the exons ATGGCTCTTCGAGCAGCTTCTCTTCTTCCATCTGCAATTTCTGTTCACAAGGAG GGGAAGTTGAATTCTTCTCTTAAGGAGAGTTCATTCAATGGAGCTTTCGTCTCAAAGAATGTCAAATCTGATTTCAATTCTCTTGTAATCGGAACAAAG GAGCTTAGAAGGAAATCATCATTTGGACCAATTCGAGCTCAAACGGCGACAGTAGCTCCGTCGGTAAACGACGCCGTAGCAGACGGCAAGAAAACACTCAGGAAAGGCAACGTAATTATTACCGGAGCTTCATCTGGTTTAGGTCTAGCCACCGCAAAAGCTTTAGCCGATACTGAAAAATGGCACATAATCATGGCTTGCCGGAACTTTTTGAAAGCCGAGAGGGCCGCTAAATCGGTCGGAATTACTAAAGAAAACTACACCGTTATGCACCTCGACCTTTCTTCCCTCGAAAGCGTTCGCCAATTTGTTGACACATTCAGGCGCTCCGGTCGACCCCTTGATGCACTTGTCTGCAACGCCGCCGTGTATTTGCCCACCGCTAAAGAACCCACTTACACCGCCGACGGATTTGAACTTAGCGTCGGTACTAACCATCTTGGCCATTTTCTCCTCGCACGATTGTTGCTTGATGACCTCAAGAAATCCGATTCCCCCCAAAAGCGTCTCATCATCGTTGGCTCTATTACAG GAAACACGAACACTTTGGCCGGAAACGTGCCACCGAAGGCTAACCTAGGGGACCTGAGAGGGTTAGCCGGCGGGTTGAACGGGCTGAACAGTTCCGCCATGATCGACGGTGGAGAGTTCGATGGTGCTAAAGCTTACAAAGATAGCAAAGTCTGCAACATGCTGACGATGCAAGAGTTTCACAGACGATACCATGAAGAGGCCGGAGTTACTTTTTCATCCCTGTACCCTGGTTGTATAGCTACCACCGGTTTATTCAGGGAACACATCCCCTTGTTTCGACTTTTATTCCCGCCTTTTCAGAAGTATATCACTAAAGGATATGTGTCTGAAGAAGAAGCAGGAAAACGGCTAGCCCAG GTGGTAAGTGATTCGAGCTTAACGAAATCGGGTGTGTATTGGAGCTGGAATAAGAACTCTGCTTCATTTGAAAACCAGCTCTCGCAAGAAGCCAGTGATGCTGAGAAAGCTAGGAAGCTGTGGGAGGTTAGTGAAAAGCTAGTTGGTTTGGCTTAG